Proteins from a genomic interval of Panthera uncia isolate 11264 chromosome C1 unlocalized genomic scaffold, Puncia_PCG_1.0 HiC_scaffold_4, whole genome shotgun sequence:
- the MXRA8 gene encoding matrix remodeling-associated protein 8, with the protein MELRSQVLLWELLLLQSSAVLLSSVPSGPAPAASSVVSESTVSWAAGALAVLRCQSPRMVWTQDRLHDRQRVVHWDLSGGPGGGPARRLVDMYSAGEQRVYEPRDRGRLLLPLSAFHDGNFSLLIRGVEEADEGLYTCNLHHHYCHLYETLAIRLQVTDNPRAAGAHWDGEKEVLVVERGAPALLTCVNRAHVWTDRHLEEAQQVVHWDRQPPGVPHDRADRLLDLYASGERRAYAPPFLRDRVAVGADAFARGDFSLRIEPLEPADEGTYSCHLHHHYCGLHERRIFHLTVTEPVAEPPPRDSPGNGSSHSGAPGPDPTLVRGRSVINVIVPEGRAHFFQQLGYVLATLLLFILLFIAVILATRQRRRGGYEYSDKKSGKPKGKDVNMAEFAVTTGDQALYRSEDIQLDYKNNILKERAELAHSPLPAKYIDLDKEFRKEYCK; encoded by the exons GCTCCGCTGTGCTTCTGTCCTCAG tgCCCTCAGGGCCCGCGCCAGCCGCCAGCTCCGTGGTGTCCGAGTCCACCGTGAGCTGGGCGGCCGGCGCCCTGGCGGTGCTGCGCTGCCAGAGCCCGAGAATGGTGTGGACCCAGGACCGGCTGCACGACCGCCAGCGCGTGGTCCACTGGGACCTCAGCGGCGGCCCGGGCGGCGGCCCGGCCCGCCGGCTCGTAGACATGTACTCCGCGGGCGAGCAGCGCGTGTACGAGCCGCGCGACCGCGGCCGCCTCCTGCTGCCGCTCTCCGCCTTCCACGACGGCAATTTCTCGCTGCTCATCCGCG GGGTGGAGGAGGCCGACGAGGGGCTGTACACCTGCAACCTGCACCACCATTACTGCCACCTGTACGAGACCCTGGCCATACGCCTCCAGGTCACGGACAACC CCCGGGCGGCCGGCGCGCACTGGGACGGCGAGAAGGAGGTGCTGGTGGTGGAGCGCGGCGCGCCCGCGCTGCTGACCTGCGTGAACCGGGCGCACGTGTGGACCGACCGGCACCTGGAGGAGGCGCAGCAGGTGGTGCACTGGGACCGGCAGCCGCCCGGGGTGCCGCACGACCGCGCCGACCGCCTGCTGGACCTGTACGCCTCGGGTGAGCGCCGCGCCTACGCGCCGCCCTTCCTGCGCGACCGCGTGGCGGTGGGGGCGGACGCCTTCGCGCGCGGCGACTTCTCGCTGCGCATCGAGCCGCTGGAGCCCGCCGACGAGGGCACCTACTCCTGCCACCTGCACCACCACTACTGCGGCCTGCACGAGCGCCGCATCTTCCACCTGACGGTCACCGAGCCGGTCGCTGAGCCGCCCCCGCGGGACTCGCCGGGCAACGGTTCCAGCCACAGCGGTGCCCCTGGCCCAG ATCCCACGCTGGTGCGCGGCCGCAGCGTCATCAACGTCATCGTCCCCGAGGGCCGGGCCCACTTCTTCCAGCAGCTGGGCTACGTGCTGGCCACGCTGCTCCTCTTCATTCTGCTGTTCATCGCCGTCATCCTGGCCACCCGCCAGCGCCGCCGCGGAG GCTACGAATACTCGGACAAGAAGTCAGGGAAGCCAAAGGG GAAGGATGTGAACATGGCAGAGTTTGCCGTGACCACAGGAGACCAGGCTCTTTACAGGAGTGAGGATATCCAACTAG ATTACAAAAACAACATCCTGAAGGAGAGGGCTGAGCTGGCCCACAGCCCACTGCCCGCCAAGTACATTGACTTGGACAAAG AGTTCAGGAAGGAGTACTGCAAATAA